One Chordicoccus furentiruminis DNA window includes the following coding sequences:
- a CDS encoding AzlC family ABC transporter permease, translating into MEAEAVKMEFRKPARVSGQSEMLAGIRDGIPVMAGYAAVSFALGISMKAAGLSPLQGMFMSLLNNASAGEYAGLTMIASAASLWETALIILITNARYLLMSCALSQKLSPSVPVRDRLCIGFAVTDELFGLAVARPGRLQPAYYDGMILAAVPGWAVGTFLGVSAGQALPPILVSSLSVALYGMFLAVIIPPCRENRVLAGLVCLSFGASILFTVMPWFHSLSEGTRTIVLTVAISAAAAWKFPVGEEQPE; encoded by the coding sequence CCGGCATCCGGGACGGGATTCCGGTCATGGCAGGATACGCGGCGGTGTCGTTTGCGCTCGGAATCTCCATGAAAGCGGCGGGACTGTCGCCGCTTCAGGGCATGTTCATGAGTCTTTTGAACAATGCATCCGCGGGCGAGTACGCGGGACTGACGATGATCGCGTCAGCGGCGTCGCTCTGGGAGACCGCTCTGATCATCCTGATCACGAACGCCCGGTATCTTCTGATGAGCTGCGCGCTCAGCCAGAAGCTTTCCCCGTCCGTGCCGGTGCGGGACCGGCTGTGCATCGGATTTGCGGTTACGGACGAACTGTTCGGGCTTGCCGTCGCCCGTCCCGGACGGCTGCAGCCGGCTTATTACGACGGAATGATTCTGGCGGCGGTTCCGGGCTGGGCCGTCGGAACGTTTCTCGGTGTCTCCGCCGGTCAGGCGCTGCCGCCGATCCTCGTCAGCTCTCTGAGCGTTGCCCTGTACGGGATGTTCCTTGCGGTTATCATCCCGCCGTGCAGAGAGAACCGGGTGCTTGCGGGGCTGGTCTGCCTTTCCTTCGGAGCCAGCATCCTTTTTACCGTCATGCCGTGGTTTCACTCCCTTTCGGAAGGGACCAGAACGATCGTGCTCACCGTAGCCATTTCCGCGGCCGCAGCGTGGAAGTTTCCAGTGGGGGAGGAACAGCCGGAATGA
- a CDS encoding AzlD domain-containing protein, translating into MNVIPYILVMTAVTYAVRVLPLTLLRKPISSSYLRSFLYYVPYVTLAVMTFPAILKAAGSPLAGLLAFAAGILLCWKKAGLFPTAIGCCAAVFAAQMLVR; encoded by the coding sequence ATGAATGTGATTCCGTATATTCTTGTGATGACAGCAGTTACCTACGCAGTGCGCGTTCTTCCTCTGACGCTGCTGAGAAAGCCGATTTCCAGCTCGTATCTCAGATCGTTTCTGTATTACGTTCCGTATGTGACACTCGCGGTGATGACATTCCCCGCAATTCTGAAGGCAGCCGGCTCCCCTCTGGCCGGTCTTCTGGCATTCGCGGCCGGCATCCTTCTCTGCTGGAAAAAGGCCGGCCTCTTTCCGACCGCGATAGGCTGCTGCGCCGCGGTCTTTGCCGCGCAGATGCTGGTGAGATAA
- a CDS encoding metallophosphoesterase yields MLYIRGDTHRQFAGIRVFCAWKKTSKADILIITGDVGINGRNSRQDRILKKELQELPITLFCLRGNHDRRPSSLGSYRESILYGGVVYREEEFPDLLFARSGETYSMNGRQIFVIGGASSSDRAYRLEHGLPWWPDEQLSEAERRYVEQQLALRGWKADLILSHTMPEKYIPGECLQRKRATGNPDLSMERWMDRLEEKTAYRKWYAGHWHVEKQVTDRMEILYQNYKEVEHG; encoded by the coding sequence ATGCTGTATATTCGAGGAGACACACACCGGCAGTTTGCCGGCATCCGGGTATTCTGTGCGTGGAAAAAGACAAGCAAGGCGGATATTCTGATTATCACCGGAGATGTCGGGATTAACGGAAGAAATTCCAGGCAGGATCGGATTCTTAAAAAGGAGCTGCAGGAGCTCCCTATCACATTATTCTGTCTGCGCGGCAATCATGACCGGAGACCCTCTTCACTGGGCAGCTATCGGGAAAGCATTCTCTATGGAGGTGTGGTCTATCGGGAAGAGGAGTTTCCGGATCTCCTGTTTGCCAGGAGCGGAGAGACGTATTCCATGAACGGGCGGCAGATTTTTGTCATTGGCGGCGCCTCAAGTTCTGATCGCGCGTACCGTCTGGAACACGGGCTGCCCTGGTGGCCAGACGAACAGCTCTCGGAAGCAGAGCGAAGATATGTGGAGCAACAGCTGGCGCTGCGGGGGTGGAAGGCGGATCTGATCCTTTCTCATACGATGCCGGAAAAATACATTCCGGGAGAATGCCTGCAGAGAAAGAGAGCGACAGGAAATCCGGATCTGTCCATGGAGAGATGGATGGACCGGCTGGAAGAAAAAACGGCGTACCGGAAATGGTATGCCGGGCATTGGCATGTAGAGAAGCAGGTGACTGACCGAATGGAAATACTGTATCAGAATTATAAAGAGGTGGAGCATGGATGA
- a CDS encoding D-2-hydroxyacid dehydrogenase: MKIVFPDRKTLGEDLDLSGFNRFGDVVMYDFTKPEDMPERVRDADILILNKALVNEQTCGCAKHLKLVCVTATGTNNLDKEFLDRRGIAWRNVAGYSTESVVQHTFAMLFYLMEHLPYYDRYVKSGSYVNDSTFTHFERHFHELHGMNWGIIGLGAIGSRVGEIAQCFGCQVRYFSTSGRNHSSIFREVDFDTLLAASDILSVHAPLNEQTKGLLNKDAFRRMKSSAILINVGRGPIIVESDLRDALNAGKIAAAGLDVLETEPMAADNPLREVLDPEKILITPHIAWATVEARSRLMKIIEDQVSVLHDQWKRK; encoded by the coding sequence ATGAAGATTGTATTTCCAGATAGAAAGACACTGGGAGAAGATCTCGATTTATCAGGTTTCAATCGTTTTGGAGATGTCGTCATGTACGACTTCACGAAACCAGAGGATATGCCCGAACGGGTCAGGGACGCAGATATCCTGATTCTCAACAAAGCACTGGTCAATGAACAGACCTGCGGATGTGCGAAGCATCTGAAGCTGGTCTGCGTCACCGCGACAGGGACAAACAACCTGGATAAGGAATTTCTGGACCGCAGAGGGATCGCCTGGCGAAATGTGGCCGGATATTCTACGGAATCCGTTGTCCAGCATACATTTGCCATGCTTTTCTATCTGATGGAGCATCTGCCATACTACGACCGATACGTCAAAAGCGGCTCCTATGTGAACGACAGCACATTTACCCATTTCGAACGGCATTTCCACGAACTCCATGGCATGAACTGGGGAATCATCGGACTTGGCGCGATCGGGAGCCGGGTCGGCGAGATAGCCCAGTGCTTTGGATGCCAGGTTCGTTACTTCTCCACTTCCGGCAGAAATCACAGCAGCATCTTCCGCGAAGTGGATTTTGACACCCTGCTTGCTGCCTCCGATATCCTTTCCGTCCATGCGCCGCTCAATGAGCAAACCAAAGGGCTCCTGAACAAAGATGCATTTCGCAGAATGAAGTCATCCGCCATTCTCATCAATGTCGGCCGGGGACCGATTATAGTGGAATCTGATCTCAGGGATGCGCTGAACGCCGGAAAGATCGCCGCTGCCGGTCTTGATGTGCTTGAAACAGAGCCGATGGCTGCAGACAATCCGCTCCGGGAAGTCCTGGATCCGGAGAAGATCCTGATCACGCCTCACATCGCATGGGCGACTGTTGAGGCCCGCAGCAGACTGATGAAAATCATTGAAGACCAGGTATCGGTTCTTCATGATCAATGGAAGAGAAAATGA
- a CDS encoding glucosyltransferase domain-containing protein, giving the protein MEKGSRSEHKKTVPQSLSGLSSILKKNYKELLFLTIAAFLLYSVMIVNELTNTYDGMWRGDYGYVGAWELSIGRWFWLYLDKFRLGLGAEPALSLLSLASLTFADVIAADLLQIKKGFFRYIFEGLMLANTAVSIYLSYRFMVPTFTFSFLFSILSAWFLQSVFKEREHKALNIFLSILFLMLSLGLYQANLGCLFVILSLLVIQSVWHQKEILFKQRVKHLFGGLLLIGISCIFYAAVWDVHLKLMHVEKSSYHGASGVSIFTILSGLPKTIKEAYLSFFQYFFPGQLNNIYQKYYLPALLLGILAFLAVISTVCQKKAVLDKALAVICIALLPLFANVCLLLAPESGGVQLQMTMPMAMVIPGLMGILFSCNSAERRCFRGAKTFVTCAIIVLLFGNVMMVSVDQHEMLQTKNTSIALMNRIMTNMEGTVSSLNPETQYVFAGVPTENSLYKKDVLWDRSNSYAHYGEFWTGGNCVTQSYAGYLRDCGFNVPLLGDDVKYHEILDSEEVQNMPAYPSEGYAKMVDGYLVIKIS; this is encoded by the coding sequence ATGGAAAAAGGCAGTCGTTCAGAACATAAAAAAACCGTACCACAATCTTTGTCGGGCTTAAGCAGTATTCTTAAGAAAAATTATAAAGAACTACTTTTTTTGACGATAGCCGCATTTCTTTTATATTCCGTCATGATTGTTAATGAGCTTACAAATACATATGATGGAATGTGGAGGGGAGATTACGGGTATGTCGGGGCATGGGAGCTTTCCATAGGAAGATGGTTCTGGCTTTATCTGGATAAATTCCGGCTGGGTTTGGGCGCAGAACCGGCATTAAGTCTCTTATCTTTAGCAAGCCTGACGTTTGCAGATGTAATTGCGGCAGACTTACTTCAGATTAAAAAAGGGTTTTTCAGATACATATTTGAAGGTCTGATGCTGGCGAACACAGCGGTCAGTATATATCTATCCTATCGGTTTATGGTGCCGACGTTCACCTTTTCGTTTCTGTTCAGTATCTTGTCTGCATGGTTTTTACAATCTGTATTTAAAGAACGGGAGCATAAAGCGCTTAATATATTCCTGAGCATTCTATTTCTTATGCTTTCTCTGGGATTATATCAGGCAAATCTGGGCTGCCTTTTTGTGATCCTTTCATTGCTGGTAATACAAAGTGTCTGGCATCAGAAGGAAATACTTTTCAAACAGAGGGTCAAACATCTTTTTGGGGGACTGCTTCTGATTGGAATTTCCTGTATATTCTATGCGGCAGTATGGGATGTCCATCTGAAACTTATGCACGTAGAAAAGAGTTCTTACCATGGTGCTTCCGGAGTAAGCATTTTTACGATTCTAAGCGGATTGCCAAAAACAATAAAAGAGGCCTATTTGTCTTTTTTTCAGTATTTCTTTCCGGGGCAGTTAAATAATATATACCAGAAATACTATCTGCCTGCATTGCTGCTGGGAATCCTGGCCTTTCTGGCAGTTATCAGCACAGTATGCCAGAAAAAGGCCGTGTTGGATAAAGCACTTGCGGTTATCTGCATTGCCCTGCTTCCGTTGTTTGCTAATGTGTGCCTGCTTCTTGCGCCGGAGTCCGGCGGTGTTCAGCTGCAGATGACGATGCCCATGGCAATGGTGATACCAGGTTTAATGGGTATTCTTTTTTCCTGCAATTCAGCAGAAAGAAGATGTTTTAGAGGCGCAAAAACTTTCGTGACCTGCGCCATTATTGTTTTACTGTTTGGCAATGTTATGATGGTTTCGGTGGATCAGCATGAGATGCTGCAGACAAAAAACACAAGTATAGCGCTGATGAATCGGATTATGACAAATATGGAAGGAACAGTTTCTTCTTTAAATCCGGAGACACAGTATGTCTTTGCCGGGGTACCGACAGAAAATTCCCTTTATAAGAAAGACGTTTTATGGGACAGATCTAATTCTTATGCGCATTACGGAGAATTTTGGACAGGCGGAAATTGTGTTACGCAGAGTTATGCGGGTTATTTAAGGGACTGCGGCTTCAATGTTCCTTTGCTTGGGGATGATGTGAAATATCATGAAATTCTGGATTCTGAAGAGGTTCAGAATATGCCTGCCTATCCATCCGAGGGATATGCAAAGATGGTAGATGGATATCTGGTGATAAAGATTTCATGA
- a CDS encoding IS30 family transposase, which produces MDHSHSTIASHIKGKHLSYEERVLIQIRLKDHYSIRAIAREIGCSPSTVANEIARGSVALYNGHVTRYKASAGQKAYEDNRKNSCRHYDFLSRSAFLEYVFKHFTEDSWSLDACAGRAVLDGEFTREQIVCTKTLYRYVDLGLFGIRNHSLPEKLKRKSRKHRSRINKKKLGRSIEERPREIESREEFGHWECDLVLGAKTRDDRVLLTLAERKSREFLMLPIADKTSACVMKAIKQLQEAYSEHFGEVFKTITTDNGSEFADLSELEKMADTLVYYAHPYTSCDKGTVERHNGLIRRFIPKGKRIDDFTGQQISDVETWCNCLPRKILGYRTPDEIFEEEIDRIYQATA; this is translated from the coding sequence ATGGACCACTCTCATTCTACCATAGCTTCCCATATAAAAGGCAAACATCTTTCGTATGAGGAACGAGTTCTTATTCAGATTCGTCTTAAAGACCACTACTCCATCCGGGCAATTGCCCGTGAGATCGGCTGCTCACCGAGCACTGTCGCGAATGAAATAGCACGTGGCTCAGTTGCCTTGTATAACGGCCACGTGACCCGTTATAAAGCGTCTGCTGGTCAGAAAGCCTATGAGGACAACCGGAAGAACAGTTGCCGGCATTATGACTTCCTGAGCAGATCAGCTTTTCTGGAATATGTGTTCAAACACTTTACAGAAGATAGCTGGTCATTGGACGCCTGTGCTGGACGCGCTGTTCTCGATGGTGAATTTACCAGAGAGCAGATCGTCTGCACAAAAACGCTTTACCGTTATGTTGATCTTGGCCTCTTTGGAATCCGGAACCATAGCCTTCCTGAAAAGCTGAAGCGTAAGTCCAGGAAACATAGATCTCGGATCAACAAGAAAAAGCTGGGCCGCAGCATTGAGGAACGTCCCAGAGAAATCGAATCCCGTGAGGAATTCGGGCACTGGGAATGTGACCTCGTATTGGGCGCCAAGACCCGGGATGACCGGGTCCTGCTCACTCTTGCTGAACGCAAAAGCCGTGAGTTCCTGATGCTTCCTATTGCAGACAAGACATCAGCGTGTGTCATGAAGGCAATCAAACAGCTTCAGGAGGCTTACAGCGAACACTTCGGCGAAGTGTTCAAAACGATCACGACCGATAACGGTTCGGAATTCGCCGACCTTTCAGAACTTGAGAAGATGGCTGATACACTTGTCTACTATGCCCATCCCTACACATCCTGCGATAAGGGAACCGTAGAGCGGCATAACGGCCTGATCAGAAGGTTCATACCAAAGGGTAAGCGGATTGATGACTTTACCGGTCAGCAGATCTCCGATGTGGAGACCTGGTGTAACTGTCTCCCGAGGAAGATCCTGGGTTACAGAACCCCGGATGAAATCTTCGAGGAGGAAATCGACCGAATCTACCAGGCTACTGCCTAG
- a CDS encoding transposase: MAETRIPEEIRQYRPGPCTEIKLISGHYYVYMYQSLRLPSGRWGKKTGKSIGTIIPGTGFIPNRNYQLYTGDEARDEITVLEYGQYALIGEVARGIRAALESCFSQDRASQIFAYACILYANGFVHLDQVQAYYEQSWLSQEYASLPFKMGKTALGNLLDDLGRRTTRVVNYENAAILNSSSAVAIDGHAIRCCSDDHDLGEAGYKFNSLKEDQVNLLMGYDINTGAPLFARMDRGACNDKSTMEDITDLLAFSGILFVVDRGFYSAKNLKILSANDNTYIIPVPSNTDIFRNAMKDIQYTDSFYFRSGKKHARIEYMSRRISDNTYVYVFRDIDENEKCRYNYHHCMGLGRSGYTREKFEQSKETFGVYVLQSNCAKSPEEVFSRYKKRWGIETLYQYMKNKADFNDLMISDYYKEQGFAFLMLITGQIHQKMIAAVKKLDNNAISVHDILLMARCMKMERRGSNWNLKNARKRDLQMLKQLDFEPKITVTDS; the protein is encoded by the coding sequence ATGGCTGAAACAAGAATTCCTGAGGAGATCAGGCAGTACCGACCCGGCCCTTGTACTGAGATCAAGCTCATTAGCGGACATTATTACGTATATATGTACCAGTCCCTGCGCCTTCCCAGTGGAAGATGGGGCAAGAAGACCGGAAAAAGCATTGGCACCATTATTCCGGGCACCGGTTTTATTCCGAACAGGAACTACCAGCTTTACACCGGCGATGAGGCCCGGGATGAGATCACCGTTCTTGAGTACGGACAGTATGCCCTGATCGGTGAAGTCGCCAGGGGTATCCGCGCTGCATTGGAAAGCTGCTTCTCGCAAGACCGTGCTTCCCAGATCTTTGCGTATGCCTGCATCCTGTATGCAAACGGGTTTGTCCATCTTGACCAGGTACAGGCTTATTACGAACAGAGCTGGCTGTCGCAGGAATATGCGTCTCTCCCTTTCAAAATGGGGAAAACTGCTCTGGGAAACCTGCTTGATGATCTCGGCCGCCGTACAACGAGGGTCGTTAACTATGAAAACGCAGCAATCCTGAATTCTTCTTCCGCGGTTGCCATTGATGGCCATGCCATCCGATGCTGCTCTGACGATCATGATCTGGGAGAAGCAGGGTATAAATTCAACAGCCTTAAAGAAGACCAGGTAAACCTTCTCATGGGATACGATATCAACACAGGTGCGCCGCTTTTTGCACGTATGGATCGCGGGGCATGCAACGATAAATCCACGATGGAAGACATCACCGACCTGCTTGCGTTCTCCGGGATCCTGTTTGTCGTGGACCGGGGGTTCTATAGCGCTAAAAACCTGAAGATTCTTTCGGCGAACGACAACACTTACATCATTCCGGTTCCTTCCAATACAGATATCTTCCGGAATGCCATGAAAGACATCCAATATACAGACAGTTTCTACTTCCGATCCGGCAAGAAGCATGCCAGGATCGAATATATGTCCCGGAGGATATCGGATAACACCTATGTTTATGTCTTCCGTGACATCGATGAAAACGAAAAGTGCCGTTATAACTACCACCACTGCATGGGACTCGGGCGTTCCGGATATACGCGGGAGAAGTTTGAGCAAAGCAAGGAAACATTCGGTGTGTACGTCCTGCAGAGCAACTGCGCCAAATCCCCAGAAGAAGTGTTCAGCAGGTATAAAAAGCGCTGGGGCATCGAAACGCTTTACCAATACATGAAGAACAAGGCAGACTTCAATGACCTTATGATTTCGGACTACTATAAAGAACAGGGCTTCGCGTTCCTGATGCTTATCACTGGGCAGATCCATCAAAAAATGATCGCTGCGGTAAAGAAACTCGACAACAACGCCATTTCCGTCCATGATATTCTGCTGATGGCAAGATGCATGAAAATGGAACGGCGGGGCAGCAACTGGAATCTCAAAAACGCCAGAAAACGGGATCTCCAGATGCTGAAGCAGCTTGACTTTGAACCGAAGATCACGGTAACGGATTCATAA
- a CDS encoding DUF3427 domain-containing protein: protein MDFDRYGEMDILHIFEKCGSYYHFLVRYEKEYNERLPEREAEVIEFISGKLADGKRPEELILLKNALEEPDHLFQKDLCLRGSSSSENNALLRESVISVLTNTFPTEVGRKKYADCILIEPNGEGDYRLTPDFVKMLQNTRFRAILEELLDFGINRNKRDYAARYKNTDLVLYQKYTYEDVCHLLNWKRNEVPLNIGGYKYDARTRTFPVFVNYVKDENVAATQRYEDQFTAPEHLTAISKSGRTVESEDLQNFLHCEERNIAVHLFVRKNKDDKISKEFYYLGQMFPDQKMEPEEFVLPGTSKTAVRMYWRLDRPVREDLYEYITEETI, encoded by the coding sequence ATGGATTTTGATCGATATGGCGAAATGGATATTCTCCATATCTTTGAAAAGTGCGGATCATACTATCATTTTCTTGTGCGATATGAGAAAGAGTATAATGAAAGACTGCCAGAACGTGAAGCTGAAGTGATCGAATTCATATCGGGCAAGCTGGCGGACGGAAAAAGGCCGGAGGAACTGATCCTTCTTAAAAACGCGCTGGAAGAACCGGATCATCTCTTTCAAAAGGATTTGTGTCTTAGAGGCAGCAGTTCCTCGGAGAATAATGCATTGCTGAGGGAAAGTGTCATCAGTGTTCTGACCAACACGTTTCCGACTGAAGTCGGACGGAAGAAATATGCTGACTGCATACTGATAGAGCCAAATGGTGAGGGGGACTATCGCCTCACACCAGATTTTGTGAAAATGCTTCAGAACACTCGATTCCGCGCGATCCTTGAGGAACTGCTCGATTTCGGAATTAACAGAAATAAGCGTGACTATGCCGCCCGGTATAAGAATACCGATCTGGTACTGTACCAGAAATATACGTATGAGGATGTCTGCCATCTTCTTAACTGGAAGCGTAATGAAGTGCCGCTTAATATCGGCGGATACAAGTATGATGCCAGGACCAGGACGTTTCCTGTGTTCGTCAACTATGTGAAGGATGAAAATGTAGCGGCTACGCAGCGGTATGAGGATCAGTTCACAGCTCCGGAACACCTGACGGCAATCTCAAAGTCAGGCCGCACCGTTGAATCTGAGGATCTTCAGAACTTTCTTCATTGTGAAGAGCGGAATATTGCGGTGCATCTGTTCGTGCGGAAAAACAAGGATGATAAGATTTCCAAGGAATTTTATTATCTCGGACAGATGTTTCCGGATCAGAAGATGGAGCCGGAGGAATTTGTTCTTCCGGGTACGAGCAAGACGGCCGTCCGGATGTACTGGCGTCTTGACCGGCCGGTTCGGGAGGACCTCTACGAGTACATCACGGAGGAAACGATTTGA
- a CDS encoding (deoxy)nucleoside triphosphate pyrophosphohydrolase, whose protein sequence is MEVKHVVCAVILDGGRIFATQRGYGEFKDGWEFPGGKIEVGESAEQAIVREIREELDTVVEPIRLLDTVEKDYPSFHLSMQCFLCRVKSGHLKLLEHEAARWLDKQHLYNVAWLPADLDLVRSKVAGLLTDSGEVR, encoded by the coding sequence ATGGAAGTCAAACATGTGGTTTGCGCCGTCATTCTGGATGGCGGCAGGATTTTCGCAACACAGCGCGGATACGGTGAATTCAAAGATGGCTGGGAATTCCCGGGAGGCAAGATCGAAGTGGGCGAATCCGCGGAGCAGGCAATTGTTCGTGAAATCCGGGAGGAACTGGATACGGTGGTTGAGCCGATCCGCCTGCTGGATACAGTTGAAAAGGATTACCCGTCCTTTCATCTGTCCATGCAGTGCTTTTTGTGCCGGGTGAAAAGCGGCCATCTGAAACTGCTGGAGCATGAAGCGGCACGGTGGCTTGACAAGCAGCATCTCTATAATGTTGCGTGGCTGCCGGCGGATCTGGATCTGGTGCGAAGCAAGGTGGCGGGGCTGCTGACGGATTCGGGCGAAGTCAGGTAA
- the ygiD gene encoding 4,5-DOPA-extradiol-dioxygenase: MEAYSRSKETQAPVLFVGHGSPMNAIEDSRARAGWSDMGKQLGKPSVILAVSAHWAARETLVSAAESNRQIFDMYGFPKELYEVKYAPAGSPELARKALELLGDAAREDHAWGIDHGIWSILSNMYPEADVPVVMISTNINASPKTLFEIGKRLQPLRREGAMILASGNVVHNLRLVDWSMSGGYEWADAFDRTIRDAVTDGRISVPLEYQSIHGFRQSVPTAEHYDPLLVALGAVSNTDTVTVWNEYRELGSMSMTSYLWK; encoded by the coding sequence ATGGAAGCATACAGCAGAAGCAAAGAAACGCAGGCACCGGTCCTTTTCGTCGGACACGGCTCGCCAATGAATGCGATTGAAGACAGCCGCGCCCGAGCCGGATGGTCGGATATGGGAAAACAGCTCGGAAAGCCCTCTGTCATCCTCGCCGTATCCGCACACTGGGCAGCACGGGAGACGCTGGTCAGCGCAGCCGAAAGCAATCGCCAGATCTTTGATATGTACGGGTTTCCGAAAGAACTGTACGAAGTGAAGTACGCGCCTGCAGGATCGCCGGAACTCGCCCGCAAAGCATTGGAGCTCCTCGGCGATGCGGCGAGAGAGGATCATGCCTGGGGAATCGATCACGGCATCTGGAGCATTCTCTCCAATATGTATCCGGAAGCGGATGTTCCGGTCGTCATGATCAGCACCAATATCAACGCCTCTCCAAAGACGCTTTTCGAGATCGGGAAACGACTGCAGCCGTTGCGCCGTGAAGGCGCCATGATCCTCGCAAGCGGCAATGTCGTTCATAACCTCCGGCTTGTGGACTGGAGCATGTCCGGCGGCTATGAGTGGGCGGATGCATTTGACCGCACCATCCGGGACGCCGTCACGGACGGCCGCATCTCTGTTCCGCTTGAGTATCAATCCATTCACGGCTTCCGTCAGTCCGTCCCGACCGCGGAGCACTACGATCCGCTGCTTGTGGCGCTCGGAGCCGTTTCCAATACCGATACGGTCACCGTCTGGAACGAATACAGGGAACTGGGCTCGATGTCCATGACCTCTTACCTTTGGAAGTGA
- a CDS encoding winged helix-turn-helix transcriptional regulator → MEGQTIPVYDAVCLRSIRRVTEIFSGKWSFLVLEQLHIGTMRFSELSRALGASTKSLTDTLRHLEVNGIIQRTVRPTVPVTVEYSLTDKGRSFDKVLLAMKEWENANESGMIEKRSGSR, encoded by the coding sequence ATGGAGGGACAGACGATACCGGTTTACGATGCGGTATGTCTTCGGAGCATACGCCGCGTGACGGAGATTTTCAGCGGTAAGTGGTCTTTTCTGGTGCTGGAACAGCTTCATATCGGCACGATGCGGTTCAGCGAACTGTCCCGCGCGCTCGGAGCCAGCACCAAATCGCTTACGGATACGCTGCGTCATCTTGAGGTGAACGGCATCATTCAGCGAACGGTCCGCCCGACCGTTCCGGTGACGGTGGAGTATTCTTTGACCGATAAAGGCCGAAGCTTTGACAAGGTCCTTCTTGCGATGAAGGAATGGGAGAACGCGAACGAATCTGGTATGATCGAAAAAAGGAGCGGGAGCAGATGA
- a CDS encoding DNA-3-methyladenine glycosylase I: MQWPDGKTRCSWCSPKNERYIRYHDEEWGIPVHDDRRLFEMLLLESFQAGLSWECVLNKREAFRRAFDDFDPEKVSRYSEEKMESLRNDPAIIRNRLKIRAAVKNAALFRDIQREYGSFDRYLWGWTNGTVIRECSRTSSPLSDAVSDDLKKRGMQFVGSTIIYSYLQAVGVIFSHEEECFLCQEEKAKRRKVPEAAGAEADRRCRAGALHRS, translated from the coding sequence ATACAGTGGCCGGACGGGAAAACGCGCTGCAGCTGGTGCAGCCCGAAAAATGAGAGGTATATCCGGTATCACGATGAGGAGTGGGGAATCCCGGTTCATGATGACCGTCGGCTGTTTGAAATGCTTCTCCTGGAGTCGTTTCAGGCCGGCCTCTCATGGGAATGCGTGCTGAACAAGCGTGAGGCATTCCGGAGGGCCTTCGATGACTTCGATCCGGAAAAGGTCAGCCGGTACAGTGAAGAAAAAATGGAATCGCTCCGGAATGACCCGGCCATCATCCGGAACAGGCTGAAAATCCGTGCGGCCGTGAAAAATGCGGCGCTTTTTCGGGATATTCAACGGGAATACGGGAGCTTTGACCGCTATCTCTGGGGATGGACGAACGGGACGGTGATCCGTGAGTGCAGCCGGACAAGCTCGCCGCTGTCGGACGCGGTCTCCGATGATCTCAAAAAACGCGGCATGCAGTTTGTCGGAAGCACGATCATCTACTCATATCTTCAGGCAGTCGGGGTGATTTTCTCACATGAGGAAGAATGCTTCCTCTGTCAGGAGGAAAAAGCCAAACGGAGAAAGGTACCTGAGGCCGCAGGCGCAGAAGCTGACCGGCGCTGCCGGGCGGGAGCGCTTCACAGGAGCTGA